One segment of Polyangiaceae bacterium DNA contains the following:
- a CDS encoding DUF1361 domain-containing protein, with protein MKERLDTFLASTWLASARRHQLLAVSASAGLAIALLTGRMLRIQGLAFGFLVWNLVLAFIPWGASFVCTSMKSPWRWLLLPLWLVFFPNAPYLVTDFVHLRSRPPVPVWYDVGMLTAFAWAGLLLAVTSLGAVHSAVEKVAGRIAGWLFVAGVSSLTGYGIYLGRFLRKNSWDVLLDPFDLARTLASPLLNPAEQFRTFVVAALFGSLMLVVYGAFRTRPAPSV; from the coding sequence GCGGAGACACCAATTGCTCGCCGTGAGCGCGTCGGCGGGGCTTGCGATTGCACTGCTCACGGGACGAATGCTGCGCATCCAAGGATTGGCCTTCGGCTTTCTCGTCTGGAACCTGGTCCTGGCGTTCATTCCTTGGGGTGCGAGCTTCGTCTGCACCAGCATGAAGAGCCCGTGGCGATGGCTCTTGCTTCCCCTGTGGCTGGTGTTCTTTCCAAACGCGCCCTACTTGGTGACGGACTTCGTGCACCTGCGCTCGCGACCGCCGGTTCCGGTTTGGTACGACGTCGGCATGCTCACGGCTTTCGCCTGGGCCGGATTGCTGCTTGCCGTGACATCGCTGGGGGCGGTCCATTCCGCCGTCGAGAAGGTCGCCGGGCGCATTGCGGGTTGGCTCTTCGTCGCTGGAGTCTCGAGCCTGACCGGCTACGGCATCTATCTCGGGCGGTTCTTGCGCAAGAACTCCTGGGACGTGCTGTTGGATCCCTTCGATCTCGCGCGCACCCTGGCGTCGCCGCTGCTCAACCCTGCCGAGCAGTTCCGCACCTTCGTGGTGGCGGCGCTGTTCGGCTCGCTGATGCTCGTGGTCTACGGCGCCTTCCGCACGCGACCCGCGCCGTCGGTGTAG
- a CDS encoding metallophosphoesterase: protein MIPLLPASISLCVCAGVAAAGAVCTRIMLPDLARSRFARGFAIALGATILAAHAVWHFAPLRFAHHGVTVASILLCLMPLVVLSIPIAAMLRRTLRGSATGNKISRRAFVAAAPGAAMSTGLSGFIAAERPPDVPLISFRWADLAPSLHGLQILQLSDLHLGVERRVEDLEALLDSLPAPPDLVVFTGDIADDPRLVEPALTAAVRFGPQLGVYACLGNHEYFYDVRRAYSAFARVRDARLLVSEGELVHAGGAKLWIAGANDPVDNRHDPTPFLTRSIDRALRGAPPDAFKLLLCHRPEGFVPAHERGVELTLAGHTHGGQIGFNGRSAFERIWPERYLWGRYSRGRSQLYTTSGFGHWFPFRILCPTEAPLVRLVVR from the coding sequence GTGATTCCCCTATTGCCCGCGAGTATCTCGCTCTGCGTCTGCGCCGGCGTCGCCGCGGCGGGCGCCGTCTGCACCCGAATCATGCTTCCAGATCTGGCGCGCTCACGCTTCGCGCGGGGCTTCGCCATCGCCCTCGGTGCAACGATCTTGGCGGCGCACGCGGTGTGGCACTTTGCACCGCTGCGCTTCGCCCATCACGGTGTCACGGTCGCATCGATCTTGTTGTGCCTGATGCCCCTGGTGGTGCTGTCGATCCCCATCGCAGCGATGCTTCGCCGCACGCTTCGGGGTAGTGCGACGGGAAACAAGATCTCGCGTCGAGCCTTCGTTGCGGCCGCGCCCGGCGCCGCGATGAGCACGGGACTCAGTGGCTTCATCGCCGCGGAGCGCCCTCCGGACGTGCCCCTCATTTCCTTTCGCTGGGCGGACCTCGCGCCGAGTCTTCACGGCCTTCAGATCCTGCAACTCTCGGATCTGCATCTCGGCGTCGAGCGCCGCGTGGAGGACTTGGAGGCGCTGCTCGATTCCTTGCCCGCGCCTCCGGATCTCGTCGTCTTCACCGGTGACATCGCAGATGACCCTCGCCTGGTCGAGCCTGCGCTGACCGCCGCCGTGCGTTTTGGTCCGCAGCTCGGCGTCTACGCTTGTCTCGGCAATCACGAGTACTTCTATGACGTGCGCCGCGCGTACTCGGCATTCGCCCGCGTCCGTGATGCTCGTCTATTGGTATCGGAGGGAGAGCTCGTCCACGCGGGCGGAGCGAAGCTCTGGATCGCGGGCGCGAATGACCCCGTCGACAACCGTCACGATCCCACCCCCTTTCTCACGCGCAGCATCGACCGCGCTTTGCGAGGCGCGCCACCGGACGCGTTCAAGCTGCTGCTCTGCCATCGCCCCGAAGGGTTCGTGCCCGCGCACGAACGCGGCGTGGAGCTCACCCTTGCCGGGCACACCCACGGCGGACAGATCGGCTTCAATGGTCGCAGCGCCTTCGAACGCATCTGGCCCGAGCGCTACCTGTGGGGACGCTACTCACGCGGACGATCGCAGCTCTACACCACGAGTGGTTTCGGTCACTGGTTCCCGTTCCGCATCTTGTGTCCCACGGAAGCACCGCTCGTTCGCTTGGTTGTGCGCTGA
- a CDS encoding HAMP domain-containing sensor histidine kinase, with the protein MARPRLSLRIRVISAIVFVALAPHLLIVVWTQVDRRVPGHLWTNVRDAMEEARKAQDPSALAALAERRGVRLRVLRVSDEAMLADVDSDAPISLTERVEAFFLRPSNTPRLREVDDGLGPLLERDEVRSARTRGDYVACEHDWLLYCQAIGVGRDAEGRELLVHVQQSTYRAVGAAFQLRSQLVRIGLLVWPLALLLAWFTGSRIARPIERLRRQALDRSRRTAPRLEQEPGDEVGDLAAALNALIETLEAERRGHEEFVADLVHELKSTVAAVRASADTLEAGAGDERSARIARALRESSTKLDHTVGRFLDLARAEAGFPREERCAVDLGELAKGLVSRRRDDARFTDVEFSISADADATVLGVDYRLEAMLAELIENGASFSERGGHVRVAVVRSEQEVVVTVEDDGPGIPEAERDDVFRRYYTTRGHARGSGLGLTLVRAVAEAHGGQAELKQAEQGATFSVRLPAFTSNSHAAR; encoded by the coding sequence ATGGCGCGCCCCCGGCTGTCGCTACGGATCCGGGTCATCTCCGCCATCGTCTTCGTTGCGCTGGCGCCCCACTTGCTGATCGTGGTCTGGACGCAAGTAGATCGTCGCGTGCCGGGCCACCTGTGGACCAACGTGCGCGACGCGATGGAGGAGGCGCGCAAGGCTCAGGATCCGAGCGCCCTAGCCGCCCTTGCCGAGCGACGTGGCGTGCGCCTGCGGGTGCTACGCGTGAGTGACGAGGCGATGTTGGCGGACGTCGACAGCGACGCGCCCATCAGCCTGACGGAACGCGTCGAAGCATTCTTCCTGCGGCCCTCCAACACGCCGCGGTTGCGCGAAGTCGACGATGGTCTGGGCCCTCTGCTCGAGCGCGACGAAGTCCGCTCGGCGCGCACGCGCGGCGACTACGTTGCTTGCGAACACGACTGGCTGCTTTACTGTCAGGCCATCGGCGTCGGGCGAGATGCCGAGGGGCGTGAACTGCTCGTACACGTGCAGCAAAGCACCTATCGCGCCGTAGGTGCCGCCTTTCAGTTGCGTTCACAGTTGGTGCGCATCGGACTCTTGGTCTGGCCCTTGGCCTTGCTGCTAGCGTGGTTCACAGGCAGTCGCATCGCCCGTCCCATCGAGCGTCTGCGGCGTCAGGCTCTCGACCGCAGCCGCCGCACCGCGCCTCGGTTGGAGCAAGAGCCCGGCGACGAAGTCGGCGATCTAGCCGCAGCACTCAACGCCTTGATCGAAACGCTGGAGGCAGAGCGCCGGGGACACGAAGAGTTCGTCGCCGATCTGGTACACGAGCTGAAGAGCACGGTGGCCGCGGTCCGCGCGTCGGCGGACACCCTCGAGGCTGGAGCGGGGGACGAACGCAGCGCGCGCATCGCCCGCGCCTTGCGCGAGAGTTCGACCAAACTCGACCACACCGTCGGTCGCTTCTTGGATCTGGCCCGCGCCGAAGCCGGCTTCCCTCGCGAAGAGCGCTGCGCCGTCGATCTGGGTGAGCTCGCGAAGGGGCTGGTGAGCCGAAGGCGAGACGATGCGCGCTTCACGGACGTGGAGTTCTCCATTTCGGCGGACGCCGACGCCACGGTGTTGGGCGTCGACTACCGACTAGAAGCAATGCTCGCGGAACTCATCGAGAACGGAGCGTCCTTCTCCGAGCGCGGAGGCCACGTGCGTGTCGCGGTGGTGCGGAGCGAGCAAGAAGTGGTCGTCACCGTCGAAGACGACGGCCCTGGCATCCCCGAAGCAGAGCGCGACGACGTGTTCCGCCGCTACTACACGACTCGTGGGCACGCTCGCGGCAGTGGTCTGGGCTTGACCCTGGTGCGCGCCGTCGCCGAGGCCCACGGCGGACAGGCCGAGCTGAAGCAAGCCGAGCAGGGCGCGACCTTCTCCGTGCGCCTGCCAGCGTTCACATCGAATTCACACGCCGCACGCTGA
- a CDS encoding response regulator transcription factor produces MARVLLVDDDRQLLDVLALALGEAGHDVSSAEDGLQALDAIAKLQPQLVVADINMPRLDGLSLCRRLRESGDLTPIILLTSRDGEIDEALGLELGADDYVTKPFAMRVLLARIAALLRRDAVRAGTEASVTRALRVGALALDSERVEVRWKDTLVACTLTEFRLLEALAQRSGVVHTRQQLLEAARGDDSVVGQRIVDVYVRRLRRKLEAVDPEFAAIETVVGLGYRWNA; encoded by the coding sequence ATGGCTCGAGTTCTCTTGGTCGACGACGACCGACAGCTCTTGGACGTCCTGGCGCTCGCCCTGGGTGAAGCGGGCCACGACGTGAGCAGTGCCGAGGACGGGCTACAGGCCCTCGACGCGATCGCGAAGCTGCAGCCGCAGCTGGTGGTGGCGGACATCAACATGCCACGTCTCGACGGCCTGTCCTTGTGTCGCCGCCTGCGAGAGTCCGGAGACCTCACGCCCATCATTCTGCTCACTTCGCGAGACGGCGAAATCGACGAAGCCCTGGGGCTCGAGCTGGGTGCCGACGACTACGTCACCAAGCCCTTCGCGATGCGCGTGCTCCTGGCGCGCATCGCGGCCCTGCTGCGCCGTGATGCGGTGCGCGCTGGGACCGAGGCATCAGTGACCCGCGCGCTTCGCGTTGGCGCGCTGGCTCTCGACTCCGAGCGGGTCGAGGTGCGCTGGAAGGACACGCTCGTAGCCTGCACGCTGACGGAGTTCCGGCTGCTCGAAGCGCTGGCGCAGCGCAGCGGCGTCGTGCACACACGGCAGCAACTGTTGGAAGCCGCGCGCGGCGACGACTCCGTCGTGGGTCAGCGCATCGTAGACGTGTACGTGCGCCGCCTTCGACGCAAGTTGGAAGCCGTGGACCCCGAGTTCGCCGCGATCGAGACCGTGGTCGGGCTTGGATATCGTTGGAACGCGTGA
- a CDS encoding acyl-CoA synthetase: MASPYEIGLDKTAANFVPLTPLDFLERAAAVHPDRVAVIHGTLRRTWAETRQRCLRLASALQRRGIARGDTVSTLLPNVPAMVEVHFGVPMTGGVLNTLNTRLDADAIAFMLGHAESKVLLVDPEFSELARVAVAMLGRDILVVDVDDSEYTGPGSHVGSLEYEALLAEGDPDTSWPGPEDDWEAICLNYTSGTTGNPKGVVYHHRGAYLNAISNILDCDVPRHAVYLWTLPMFHCNGWCFPWTIAARAGVNVCLRKVEAKAVFDAIRAHGVTHYCGAPIVHSTLLNAAAELKQGITHRVHAMVAGAAPPAAMIEGMEELGFELTHVYGLTETYGPAAVCEKHEDWQQLPLADRAQRNARQGVRYQLQRGFTVLDPMTLKPVPADGETMGELMFRGNITMKGYLKNPTATAAAFADGWFHSGDLGVMQPDGYVKIKDRSKDIIISGGENISSIEVEDVLYRHPAVLAAAVVAKPDERWGETPCAFIELRAGASATAEEIILHCKQHLASFKAPRAVVFGDLPRTSTGKVQKYELRKRVGSVKAIDV; encoded by the coding sequence ATGGCGTCGCCCTACGAGATCGGACTCGACAAGACCGCAGCGAACTTCGTGCCGCTCACGCCTCTGGATTTCTTGGAGCGGGCCGCCGCGGTGCATCCGGATCGCGTCGCAGTGATCCACGGAACCCTGCGTCGTACCTGGGCCGAGACGCGGCAGCGCTGTCTTCGGCTCGCGAGCGCCCTGCAGCGCCGCGGCATCGCGCGGGGCGACACGGTCTCCACGTTGCTGCCGAACGTGCCGGCGATGGTGGAAGTGCACTTCGGCGTGCCGATGACGGGCGGGGTGCTCAACACCCTGAACACGCGACTGGATGCCGACGCCATCGCATTCATGTTGGGACACGCCGAGTCAAAAGTGTTACTCGTGGATCCGGAATTCTCGGAGCTGGCTCGCGTTGCCGTGGCCATGCTGGGGCGCGACATCCTGGTCGTGGACGTCGACGACAGCGAGTACACGGGGCCGGGCTCGCACGTCGGTAGCCTCGAGTACGAAGCGCTACTCGCCGAGGGCGACCCTGACACTTCTTGGCCGGGCCCCGAAGACGACTGGGAAGCGATCTGCCTCAACTACACTTCGGGCACGACGGGCAATCCCAAGGGAGTCGTCTATCACCATCGCGGCGCCTACCTGAACGCCATCTCCAACATCCTGGACTGCGACGTGCCACGCCACGCGGTGTACCTGTGGACGCTGCCGATGTTTCACTGCAACGGTTGGTGCTTCCCGTGGACCATCGCAGCGCGCGCCGGCGTGAACGTGTGTTTGCGCAAGGTGGAGGCCAAGGCGGTGTTCGACGCAATTCGCGCGCACGGCGTGACCCACTACTGCGGCGCGCCGATCGTGCACTCCACGCTGCTGAACGCCGCGGCGGAGCTCAAGCAGGGAATCACCCATCGCGTTCACGCCATGGTGGCCGGCGCGGCGCCGCCTGCTGCGATGATCGAGGGCATGGAGGAACTGGGCTTCGAGCTGACCCATGTGTACGGCCTGACCGAGACCTACGGCCCGGCCGCAGTGTGCGAGAAGCACGAGGACTGGCAGCAGCTGCCGCTCGCGGATCGAGCGCAACGCAATGCGCGTCAAGGCGTGCGCTATCAGCTGCAGCGCGGCTTCACCGTGCTCGATCCGATGACCCTGAAGCCCGTGCCTGCCGACGGCGAGACCATGGGCGAGCTGATGTTCCGCGGCAACATCACGATGAAGGGCTACCTGAAGAACCCCACCGCCACGGCCGCGGCCTTTGCCGACGGTTGGTTCCATAGCGGCGACCTGGGCGTGATGCAGCCGGACGGCTACGTGAAGATCAAAGATCGCAGCAAGGACATCATCATTTCCGGCGGCGAGAACATCTCGAGCATCGAGGTGGAGGATGTGTTGTATCGCCATCCAGCGGTGCTTGCCGCGGCGGTGGTGGCGAAGCCCGACGAGCGCTGGGGAGAGACTCCCTGCGCCTTCATCGAGCTACGCGCTGGCGCCAGTGCCACCGCCGAGGAGATCATCCTGCATTGCAAACAGCACCTGGCGTCCTTCAAGGCACCCCGTGCAGTGGTCTTCGGTGACTTGCCGCGCACCTCCACCGGCAAGGTGCAGAAGTACGAGCTACGCAAGCGCGTAGGCTCCGTGAAGGCGATCGACGTATAG
- a CDS encoding CBS domain-containing protein: protein MSDDKDSVESKDEAAEEGADRPSIEEVEPEVISSAAPAAPPASHAAHHHPPPPPRLRKREPRPIEVSGDPKLARDLMTRQLFTIGPEDVLQSLEQHMESFRFRHLPVIEDDKIVGLISHADLLHASSSHLTSHAKEVDAIVHKLPAKRIMHTDFTRVLPTTPLAEVAATMWSNHVDCVLVATEDGTLVGIITQGDFVRLSHHLLQRQA, encoded by the coding sequence ATGAGCGACGATAAGGATTCGGTCGAGTCCAAGGACGAGGCCGCAGAGGAGGGAGCGGATCGTCCGAGCATCGAGGAAGTGGAGCCGGAGGTGATCTCCAGCGCCGCGCCGGCGGCTCCGCCCGCTTCCCATGCGGCGCACCACCATCCACCGCCGCCGCCGCGTCTGCGCAAGCGAGAGCCGCGTCCCATCGAGGTCAGCGGCGACCCGAAGCTCGCGCGCGATCTCATGACGCGCCAGCTCTTCACCATCGGGCCCGAGGACGTGCTGCAGTCCCTCGAGCAGCACATGGAGTCCTTCCGATTCCGCCATCTGCCGGTGATCGAAGACGACAAGATCGTCGGGTTGATCAGTCACGCGGACCTGCTCCATGCGTCGAGCAGTCACCTCACGAGTCACGCCAAGGAGGTGGACGCGATCGTGCACAAGCTTCCGGCGAAACGCATCATGCACACCGACTTCACTCGCGTGCTTCCCACCACGCCGCTGGCGGAAGTCGCCGCCACGATGTGGAGCAATCACGTCGATTGCGTGCTCGTCGCGACGGAAGATGGCACCTTGGTCGGCATCATCACGCAGGGCGACTTCGTGCGCCTCTCGCACCACCTACTGCAGCGCCAGGCCTGA
- a CDS encoding helix-turn-helix transcriptional regulator, which translates to MAGGRLIDAVEAAYRLDLDDEAWLAQLTDSVEPLLQPDTGTVAYYFDLRGTRTELRSVYAKRAELTRPMQEMPTFNDPAQRTMLMLASGAHTISELLTPEQFALWQAENGTAMSIADSLGLTALDPDGKGVVISAGLLTPTLLEGKRQRELGRLAAHIATAYRLRRHLGALGSTLDGADAVLAADGRVEHARRGAKQEDARSALRRAVKSADAARARRAGADEERAIEAWKALVDGRWTLVDQFDSDGRRYWVAHPNSPRAPDPRRLTLRERQIAAFAAMGQSQKEIAYSLGVTLGTVGNHLSRAMQKLGVGSRVELVRYFFQLWLKHATHDASQVRSKRSRKRSRA; encoded by the coding sequence ATGGCGGGGGGCCGACTGATCGACGCAGTAGAAGCCGCCTACCGCCTGGACTTGGATGACGAGGCCTGGCTCGCGCAGCTGACCGATTCCGTCGAGCCCCTGCTGCAGCCGGACACGGGCACGGTCGCCTACTACTTCGATCTGCGCGGTACGCGCACGGAGCTTCGTTCGGTCTACGCGAAGCGAGCGGAGCTCACGCGCCCGATGCAGGAGATGCCGACTTTCAACGACCCGGCGCAGCGTACCATGCTCATGCTTGCCTCCGGCGCACACACCATCAGCGAGTTGCTCACGCCCGAGCAGTTCGCCCTGTGGCAGGCGGAAAACGGAACGGCCATGAGCATCGCTGACTCATTGGGGCTCACTGCGCTCGACCCTGACGGCAAAGGCGTCGTCATCTCCGCCGGGCTCTTGACGCCGACGCTTCTGGAGGGCAAGCGCCAACGCGAACTCGGTCGCTTGGCGGCGCACATTGCCACGGCGTATCGTCTGCGGCGCCACTTGGGGGCACTGGGTTCGACCTTGGATGGCGCCGACGCCGTTCTCGCGGCTGACGGTCGAGTCGAACATGCTCGGCGTGGCGCAAAACAGGAAGATGCGCGCAGTGCCCTCCGTCGTGCGGTGAAGAGCGCTGACGCGGCGCGCGCCCGACGCGCAGGCGCCGACGAGGAGCGCGCCATCGAGGCTTGGAAGGCGCTCGTGGATGGGCGCTGGACGCTCGTGGATCAGTTCGACTCCGATGGTCGACGCTACTGGGTGGCGCATCCGAACTCGCCGCGTGCGCCGGATCCCCGACGCCTCACCTTGCGCGAGCGTCAGATCGCTGCCTTCGCTGCCATGGGTCAGAGTCAGAAGGAGATCGCCTACAGCTTGGGTGTCACCTTGGGCACGGTGGGCAATCACTTGTCGAGGGCGATGCAGAAGCTCGGCGTGGGCTCACGTGTGGAGTTGGTGCGCTACTTCTTCCAACTGTGGCTGAAGCACGCCACCCACGACGCAAGTCAGGTACGCAGCAAGCGCTCCCGCAAGCGATCGCGCGCGTAG
- the ppk2 gene encoding polyphosphate kinase 2 — translation MGKKDKHDGSDVSDAKLEKKKDHREDGEDSEKKKKLKTKAYEKELARLQIELVKLQEWIKEKGLRVVVIFEGRDAAGKGGVIKRITESLNPRICRVVALGTPTEREKTQWYFQRYAAHLPAAGEMVLLDRSWYNRAGVERVMGFCTDAEYREFLRSCPEFERMLIRSGIQLIKYWFSVNPEEQEKRFQSRVADATKRWKLSPMDLESRRRWVEYSKAKDEMFAHTDIKQSPWYVVDADNKKRSRLNCISHLLSQIPYEDLTPAPFKLEPRPGHRPDAVSKEMGYVRPPISDQTFVPEKF, via the coding sequence ATGGGTAAGAAAGACAAGCACGACGGCAGCGATGTCTCCGACGCCAAGTTGGAGAAGAAGAAGGATCATCGCGAGGACGGCGAAGACTCCGAGAAGAAGAAGAAGCTAAAGACGAAGGCTTACGAGAAAGAGCTCGCCCGCCTGCAGATCGAGCTGGTGAAGCTGCAGGAGTGGATCAAGGAAAAGGGCTTACGCGTCGTCGTCATCTTCGAAGGGCGCGACGCTGCCGGCAAGGGCGGCGTGATCAAGCGCATCACCGAGAGTCTCAATCCGCGCATCTGCCGCGTGGTGGCCTTGGGCACGCCGACGGAGCGCGAAAAGACTCAGTGGTACTTCCAGCGCTACGCCGCCCATCTTCCGGCGGCAGGCGAAATGGTGCTCTTGGATCGCAGCTGGTACAACCGCGCCGGCGTCGAGCGCGTGATGGGCTTTTGCACCGACGCGGAGTACCGCGAGTTCCTTCGCTCCTGCCCGGAGTTCGAGCGCATGCTGATCCGCTCCGGTATCCAGCTGATCAAGTACTGGTTCAGCGTGAACCCGGAAGAACAAGAGAAGCGTTTTCAGAGCCGAGTGGCCGACGCGACGAAGCGCTGGAAGCTGAGCCCGATGGACCTGGAGTCACGCCGTCGCTGGGTGGAGTACTCCAAGGCCAAGGACGAGATGTTCGCGCACACGGACATCAAGCAATCGCCCTGGTACGTGGTGGACGCCGACAACAAGAAGCGCTCGCGACTCAACTGCATCAGCCACTTGCTCAGCCAGATCCCCTACGAAGATCTGACGCCTGCTCCCTTCAAGCTGGAACCCCGGCCAGGCCATCGTCCCGACGCGGTCTCCAAGGAAATGGGCTACGTGCGCCCGCCCATTTCGGACCAGACCTTCGTCCCCGAGAAGTTCTGA
- a CDS encoding GMC family oxidoreductase: protein MDYDVVIVGAGFGGAVMAARLGEHLQALGKGHSVLVLDRGIDPTGKFDPEAAGELNAQGNRFRHSLDPSYLAQFTQIFTDNPGLVETGAASMNVVAGSGLGGGSLIYDGVSLRAPAMIFEQQQDGRRLWPAIYTRTALEPYFDRASQELSVHRLAWTSAEAPHWQLATKRDFVFAEGCRRIGATALPLKLADKDDANEGWWNSGQRLSGRQDLSKNYLAKARAAGVSFKTGVDVENVAPNGTGYAVSGTARDGKPFAVECKLLIVAAGAVASSGLLLRSRGHFTGDRSLELGGQLGKHLSSNGDYGVTGIVSDEFHVEGHKGKPMSSFCPSFWPQHQFILIPFYAAPLHLALGQVSTLTKPDDALALGRRSTQPREVSGRAEREWGLEYKQLLKSFGTRLLTMGCLALDASEGEVVLDDDERTVGVRWSSTEPSTEARWNAAVDTMRRIYEGLGGEMFLDNYRKDGTVNTSHPLGGCRMATEPEHGIVNEHGEHHRNPNLFVIDGAIIPSALGVNPSLTIAAVAESIADRLIKGENTSGIAARLG, encoded by the coding sequence ATGGACTACGACGTCGTGATCGTGGGCGCAGGGTTCGGCGGCGCGGTGATGGCGGCCCGCTTGGGCGAACATCTGCAAGCGCTGGGCAAGGGGCACAGCGTGCTCGTCCTCGATCGCGGAATCGACCCCACGGGCAAGTTCGATCCCGAGGCCGCTGGCGAATTGAATGCCCAGGGCAATCGCTTTCGCCACAGCCTCGACCCTTCCTACCTCGCGCAGTTCACTCAGATCTTCACGGACAACCCCGGACTGGTGGAGACGGGCGCGGCGAGCATGAACGTCGTCGCTGGCAGCGGCCTGGGCGGCGGCTCACTGATCTACGACGGAGTGAGCCTACGCGCGCCGGCCATGATCTTCGAGCAGCAGCAGGACGGTCGACGCTTGTGGCCTGCGATCTACACACGCACTGCGCTGGAGCCCTACTTCGACCGCGCCAGCCAGGAACTCTCGGTGCATCGTCTGGCTTGGACGTCAGCGGAAGCGCCGCACTGGCAGCTGGCCACCAAGCGCGACTTCGTGTTTGCCGAAGGCTGTCGCCGTATCGGCGCCACGGCCCTTCCCCTGAAGCTCGCGGACAAGGACGACGCCAATGAAGGCTGGTGGAACTCGGGGCAGCGCCTCTCGGGGCGCCAAGACCTCAGCAAGAACTACCTGGCCAAGGCCCGTGCAGCCGGCGTCAGCTTCAAGACCGGCGTCGACGTCGAGAACGTCGCCCCCAATGGCACTGGCTACGCCGTCAGTGGCACCGCGCGCGATGGCAAGCCCTTCGCCGTCGAATGCAAGCTGCTGATCGTGGCGGCCGGAGCGGTGGCCAGCAGTGGACTCCTGTTGCGATCCCGCGGGCACTTCACGGGCGATCGCAGCCTCGAACTCGGTGGGCAGCTAGGCAAGCACCTGTCCTCGAACGGCGACTACGGTGTGACGGGGATCGTCAGCGACGAGTTTCACGTCGAGGGCCACAAGGGCAAGCCCATGTCGAGCTTCTGTCCGAGCTTCTGGCCACAGCATCAGTTCATTCTGATCCCCTTCTACGCCGCTCCCCTCCATCTCGCCCTGGGACAAGTTTCCACCCTGACCAAGCCCGACGATGCGCTGGCGCTGGGCCGTCGCTCGACCCAGCCCCGGGAAGTGTCGGGCCGCGCCGAGCGCGAGTGGGGCTTGGAGTACAAGCAACTGCTCAAGAGCTTCGGCACTCGTTTGCTGACCATGGGTTGCCTGGCTCTGGATGCGTCCGAGGGCGAAGTGGTGCTCGACGACGACGAGCGCACGGTGGGAGTGCGCTGGAGCAGCACGGAACCCTCCACGGAAGCGCGGTGGAACGCCGCAGTGGACACCATGCGGCGCATCTACGAAGGACTAGGGGGCGAGATGTTCCTCGACAACTATCGCAAGGACGGAACCGTCAACACGTCACACCCCCTTGGCGGCTGCCGCATGGCCACGGAGCCCGAGCACGGCATCGTGAACGAGCATGGCGAGCATCATCGCAACCCCAACTTGTTCGTGATCGATGGCGCCATCATTCCGAGTGCTCTGGGGGTCAATCCTTCACTGACCATCGCCGCCGTTGCGGAATCCATCGCCGATCGGCTGATCAAAGGCGAGAACACCAGCGGTATTGCCGCACGACTGGGCTGA